From Streptomyces sp. GSL17-111, one genomic window encodes:
- the pspAB gene encoding PspA-associated protein PspAB, whose amino-acid sequence MGFWDALMGRRKPVRPDLDRLFALPSAAVTLQAGAGFAPTGLGSVCFAGVEGGAFDRLETDVRALLPGAEFSEDQYGYTWALSRHTPQELPALVNDLHAVNTLLQDGGFGPQLLCSLVGFRDRDGDGRPLALVYLYKRGTFYPFAPLPGIAAERRDNALELQTRGLLADDLPVEEDLSRWFPLWGAPGL is encoded by the coding sequence GTGGGCTTCTGGGACGCGCTGATGGGCCGCAGGAAGCCGGTCAGGCCCGACCTCGACCGGCTCTTCGCGCTGCCCTCCGCCGCCGTGACCCTCCAGGCCGGGGCGGGCTTCGCCCCCACCGGCCTCGGCTCGGTGTGCTTCGCGGGCGTCGAGGGCGGGGCGTTCGACCGGCTCGAGACCGACGTCCGCGCGCTGCTGCCCGGGGCCGAGTTCAGCGAGGACCAGTACGGCTACACCTGGGCGCTCTCGCGGCACACCCCCCAGGAGCTCCCCGCGCTGGTCAACGACCTCCACGCCGTCAACACGCTGCTCCAGGACGGCGGCTTCGGACCGCAGCTGCTGTGCTCGCTCGTCGGCTTCCGCGACCGGGACGGGGACGGTCGTCCGCTCGCGCTCGTCTACCTCTACAAGCGCGGCACCTTCTACCCCTTCGCCCCGCTGCCCGGCATCGCGGCCGAGCGACGGGACAACGCGCTCGAACTCCAGACCCGCGGCCTCCTCGCCGACGACCTGCCGGTGGAGGAGGACCTCAGCCGCTGGTTCCCGCTCTGGGGCGCGCCGGGCCTGTGA
- the htpX gene encoding zinc metalloprotease HtpX, translated as MARTTRYAPDRGLTRRMATTMFFIGLLYVVFMGVLIALLQNAWPLIVLFAGGMFVVQFWFSDRIAAYSMGAREVTPEQAPELHGAVDRLCALADMPKPRVAIADSDVPNAFATGRSQDKALVCATTGLLRRLEPEELEGVLAHELSHVAHRDVAVMTFASFLGVLAGSLTRLALWGGIMRGGERNQNTAILALVIPLVSVVVYVISFLLTRLLSRYRELSADRGAALLTGKPSALAAALTKISGQMSRIPTRDLRRAEPFNAFFFVPAFSGDSLARLFSSHPTLEQRLAQLATITRHLNR; from the coding sequence ATGGCCAGAACGACCCGTTACGCACCGGACCGCGGCCTCACCCGCCGTATGGCCACGACGATGTTCTTCATCGGCCTGCTCTACGTCGTCTTCATGGGCGTGCTGATCGCGCTGCTGCAGAACGCCTGGCCGCTGATCGTCCTCTTCGCCGGGGGCATGTTCGTCGTCCAGTTCTGGTTCAGCGACCGCATCGCCGCCTACAGCATGGGCGCCCGTGAGGTGACCCCCGAGCAGGCCCCCGAGCTGCACGGGGCCGTCGACCGCCTCTGCGCCCTGGCGGACATGCCCAAACCCCGTGTCGCCATCGCCGATTCCGACGTCCCCAACGCCTTCGCCACCGGCCGCAGCCAGGACAAGGCCCTCGTCTGCGCCACCACCGGGCTGCTGCGGCGTCTGGAGCCGGAGGAACTGGAAGGCGTCCTGGCGCACGAACTGTCCCACGTCGCCCATCGCGACGTCGCCGTCATGACCTTCGCCTCCTTCCTCGGCGTCCTCGCGGGCAGCCTCACCCGGCTGGCACTGTGGGGCGGCATCATGCGCGGTGGCGAGCGCAACCAGAACACCGCGATCCTCGCCCTGGTCATTCCGCTGGTCAGCGTCGTGGTGTACGTGATCAGCTTCCTGCTGACGCGGCTCCTGTCCCGGTACCGCGAGCTGTCCGCCGACCGGGGCGCGGCGCTGCTCACCGGCAAGCCGTCGGCGCTCGCCGCCGCCCTGACGAAGATCAGCGGCCAGATGTCCCGCATCCCCACCCGCGACCTGCGCCGCGCCGAGCCGTTCAACGCCTTCTTCTTCGTCCCCGCCTTCTCCGGCGACTCACTCGCCCGGCTGTTCTCCTCGCACCCCACCCTCGAACAGCGCCTGGCCCAGCTCGCCACCATCACCCGGCACCTGAACCGCTGA
- a CDS encoding DUF2191 domain-containing protein — MAKVDISLDAELVIEAMLLSGTRDPQDAVEVVVRDYVRRGHRTEARTGTTDEELRRMELRRTETDTAG; from the coding sequence ATGGCCAAGGTTGATATCAGTCTCGACGCGGAACTCGTCATCGAGGCGATGCTGCTGTCCGGCACGCGCGATCCCCAGGACGCCGTGGAGGTCGTCGTCCGCGACTACGTCCGGCGCGGGCACCGCACCGAAGCCCGCACCGGGACCACCGACGAGGAGCTGCGGCGCATGGAGCTCCGGCGGACGGAGACCGACACCGCCGGGTGA